In Patagioenas fasciata isolate bPatFas1 chromosome 20, bPatFas1.hap1, whole genome shotgun sequence, a genomic segment contains:
- the BSPRY gene encoding B box and SPRY domain-containing protein — MAQRGGGRPLPLPERAADLRNKIVDRCEQLQLQSAAIARHLETVLPAKDQGVLNAANAARELVIQRLLFVGNACENEEQRLLEKVHAEEERAHQSILTQRVHWAEALQKLGALRTYLVDMITNLDDQALVCAEQEIFERTELAEGILEPQESLKLNFNQTCVQSPLLHRLWASAVLCCGAGSQEIHIDEKTVSPHLSLSEDKKTLTFSPKKGKVNLDCPERFDHWPNALATLAFRSGICAWKVSVEQSCAYKLGVCYSSVPRKGSANEGRLGFNAASWVFSRYDKEFKFLHAGQPRAVELLKAPAEIGVLVDFAGGEVLFYDPDSCAILFSHRENFTEPLYPVFAVAHQSISLVQ; from the exons ATGGcccagcggggcggggggcggccgctGCCGCTGCCGGAGCGGGCGGCGGATCTGCGG AACAAGATCGTGGACCGGTGcgagcagctccagctgcagagcGCGGCCATCGCCCGGCACCTGGAGACGGTGCTGCCCGCCAAGGACCAGGGTGTGCTG AACGCGGCCAACGCGGCGCGGGAGCTGGTGATCCAGAGGCTGCTCTTCGTGGGGAACGCGTGCGAAAACGAGGAGCAGCGGTTGCTGGAGAAGGTGCACGCGGAGGAGGAGCGGGCGCACCAGAGCATCCTGACCCAGCGGGTGCACTGGGCGGAGGCTTTGCAGAAGCTGGGTGCCCTCCGGACCTACCTGGTGGACATGATCACCAACCTGGATGACCAGGCCTTGGTG tgtgcaGAACAAGAGATCTTCGAGAG GACGGAGCTGGCGGAGGGAATCTTGGAGCCGCAGGAGTCCCTGAAGTTAAACTTTAACCAGACGTGTGTTCAGAGTCCGCTGCTGCACCGGCTCTGGGCCTCTGCTGTTCTGTGCTGCGGGGCAG GCTCCCAGGAGATTCACATCGATGAGAAAACCGTCAGCCCCCACCTCAGCCTGTCGGAAGACAAGAAAACCCTGACCTTTAGCCCCAAGAAAGGAAAGGTGAACTTGGACTGCCCCGAGCGGTTTGACCACTGGCCCAACGCTTTGGCCACTCTGGCTTTCCGCTCGGGCATCTGCGCGTGGAAGGTCAGCGTGGAGCAGAGCTGCGCCTACAAGCTGGGGGTTTGCTACAGCTCCGTGCCCAGGAAGGGCTCTGCCAACGAAGGCCGCCTGGGCTTCAATGCTGCCTCCTGGGTCTTCTCGCGCTATGACAAGGAGTTCAAGTTCCTGCACGCTGGGCAGCCGCGGGCGGTGGAGCTGCTCAAGGCTCCAGCTGAGATTGGGGTGCTGGTTGACTTTGCGGGAGGGGAGGTGCTTTTTTATGACCCCGATTCCTGCGCCATCCTCTTCTCCCACAGGGAGAACTTCACAGAGCCCCTCTATCCCGTCTTTGCTGTGGCACACCAGAGCATCTCGCTTGTCCAGTGA